TGTCATATTTATTGAGCTATACTTATTTATAAGTAGTAGCTTTCATAGATCATTATTTTAGGGGGCAAGAAAAACGCGATGACACAACAAATCAAGAACGATGATAACCAAGAAAGGCCGTATACTGCACCTCAAACTAGTATGGTAAGACTATTATCAAGGACAACAGTTTTTGCATTATTTCTTGTTCCTGTTTGGCTTATTATCACAGATTCTGGTATGAACGAGAGTAATCAAGTCTCTTCAAGTGATGAACAATACGAGGAGAATTCTTTTACATTAAAATGGGCAGAAGAGGAAGTCATGATCAATAAGGAAGACGCTTTAAGTATATTTAACGATCATCATGTTGTCGAACAGGTAAAAATCATAGAAACTACCCTTACTTTAAACGAAAATAAAGCAACGACTCAGTTAAGTGTCGTCGTCAACTCCACCATAGACGAAAAAGAAGCAAGAAAGATGATTGAAGCATTTTTAAATCATGTCTCAAAAAATTTAACAAGGCCTAAAGTCGATCAAGACAATCAATATTTCGGTACAGTATGGGATCACAATCATGTATACGTTGAGTTTATTCATACTGTCGAAGGAGAAGTCCTTTTCGGAGAAGTCAAGAAAGGGACTCATAAGATTAACATCTATAAAAAATAGGTCTCTATTAAAACCGACTGTATTCTAACAATAAAAAACAAAGTGCCTAGCTCTCCATATCTTATAATCATTTTACTGGATGAAGCTGGCACTTTTTTCATCAGTTTCTTTTTGCACGATTTATAAGTGTCTCATATTTTTCTTTTGTCTGAAGTCCGGTTAGCTTTTCCCCATCAATATATACTGTTGGTACAGCTAAAACTTCCCCTGTTTTCATTGTTTCTTTAACAAGCTTTTCTCGTTCATCGGAAAACGTACGCTTTTGTAAACTCTGTTCAAATTCAAAGCGGTCTAACCCTATTTTTTCCGCCAAGTCCGTTAATACGTTGATGTTTCCAATATCTTGTCCATCTTCATAATATGCTCGAAAGACTTGTACAGCATATTCATGAGCTTTTCCTTCCTTTTTCGCAAACATGAGCCCTTCGTGTGCGTAATGTGTATGCGGCATCGGGTCAATCATCGGCAAGTTCATTGTTACACCAAGTTTTTCAGCTAACGGTTTTACAGATGAATGCCACCCTTTTTGGACATATTCACTGTTTGGACTTAATGTTTCTTGAGGGTAAGGACGAAGTTCAAATGGCATCCACTCAATTTCTACATCTTTTCCATCTATAGCCTCTAAAAGCGGAACCTCCGCTAAATAGCAAAACGGTCACACAAAGTCAGAATAAATGCGAATATTTACTGTCATATTAATCACCTCACCGTCATCATATCAAAAGGAGTAAATTTATCAAAGCAATGGGGAAAGAAGACACCGCGATAGCAAGTGAAACGAAGATGAGCGAATATCGCCCTTGTTCCTAGAAGTGCAAGCGAAGCAGCATGTGCTTCCAATCAAACAACTCCGTTTACTTTTACGTGAACTTATTTTCAGGGGGCGCCATAAAACGAAATAAATTTCTCATAGGAGTTCATGCCTTCGTGTAGAACTTAAGTATGTACCGAAGGAAAGGGTGATAGATATGAGAAATATAAAAAGAAGACAAAAAGTTAATAAAAAGCGAGTGAAAGAGTAATATTTGGTTTTTCCTAATCAATAAACTCAATCACTCTTGTCAAAATAAATGAGTGGAGTGTGATCCTTTGTTAAGAAAAAAAGATGAGACAATGAAACTATTCGATGAGTGGGCCTTATCATATGATGGTGATCTTAAAAGAGCAAATGGACCTTTATTTGGCTATGAGAGTAGTTTACACAGTGCAAAACAGATGACTTCTAGTTTCGCAAACGAGATCATATTAGATATTGGAATTGGTACAGGTGCCTTTGCATCCATGATTGCCCATGCAAAAGCGAACGTTTATGGCATCGATATCTCACAGAAAATGCTAGAAGAATGTAAGCAAAAACATCCCGAGTACGAACTAAAACAAGGGACGTTTCTTGATAACGACTTTTCTGACTGTTTTTTTGATCATGTCATTTCTAGTTTTGCATTTCATGAAGTCTTTCCTCAACAACGCGAGGAAGCAATTCGTAATATATATCGCATGATGAAAACGGACGGCCAACTCCTCATTCTTGATATCATGTTTGCCTCCGAAGCAGCGAGAGAAGATGCGAAAGTAGAGATTGGTAAGTACTGGGATAATTCTGAGGACTATCCAATTGTAAATGAGTTAGATACGATGTTAAGAAAAGTTGGCTTTAAAAATATTATTTGGCAACAAACAGCCCCATGTCACTGGGCTTTTCGAGCTATAAAGAAAACTCGATGATTGCTGAGCTTTGTAAATTTTAAAAAAACAGCCGGAGAAGCCTCCGGCTGTTTCCTTCTCTATTCATCAATAGTAAACGAATCATCTAAGTGCTCATGTAAATCATCATTTTCAATGTGTATAACAACATGGAATTCGCCACTTTCTTCAAAATGATGTGTAGCAGTGTATACCCCTTCAGCTTCTTCCATTAACTCATGCCACGTTCTTGTTTCATCACCGTGCTGCCAAATTTCCAACTGAACTCTTGCTTCTGTGAGAGGCTCTCCTTCTTTTAACACTTCTAGTTCAAATTGGTTGTTTTCTCTTGTAATGTGTTCAAAGTTTGCATTTACATCAATGATGTCCGAATGATGATGGTGACCATGTTCTTCATGATCATGTGTATCATGGTCGTGGTCATGGTCGTGACCGCCTTCATCATATTTTCCTGTTAGATCCACATCGCCAACTGCAACTTCATGCACCGGCATCACGTGCATACCACGTGCTGTTACGTGCGGTTGAACAAAGTAGACAGCTTCCTCTTTAAATGTATACGGAGCGACATAAACCCCTTCATCAACTTCGGTATAGTCTACCATATCACTTTCTTCTTTTTGTCCTTCCTGCCACACTTCAAAAATGACTTCATCCGCATCATTGACGGGCTCTTCTCCTTGAGTAACAAGTGCAGATAATAAGATTTCTTCATCTGGATTTTTCTGCTCACTCATCAAAACTTCTACTTCAAGAGGATCAGTGTTAATAACTACATTACCTGATTGGTCGTCTTCTTCACCACCACAAGCTGTTAAAAAGATCACGCATAGTGCGAGTAATAGAACATATATTTTTTTCATGAGTAAACCTCCAAGTCATTCAATATGTGTTACGAAAAAATTATAGCGGACGATCATGAACAATTTGTGAAATATTAAAGATTTTTTCGTGTTCTTCATATTTTGGTAGTTTCACTGTCACTTTCGTTCCTTTATTTAAAACAGATTCAAAATGAATGGTCCCATGATGGAGATCGACTAATTGCTTTACGATCGACAATCCAATGCCAAATCCACCTTCTTCTCTCGTTCTTGCTTTGTCTGCACGGTAAAAACGTTCTGTGATTTGCTCTAAATCCTTTTCGGACATTCCAACTCCGTAATCTTCAATACAAATAAACACAGATCCCTTTTCTTCCCATCCCCTCACCATGATTTCACCATTTATCTTTGAATATACGATAGCATTATCGATGAGGTTCACAAAAATTTGTAATAGTCTATCCTCATCCCCACTTACAATCATCGATTCATCCATTTCCACTGTCAGCTTTTGCTGTTTATGCACCCTTTTCACTTTCGTATTATTCAGAGCTTCATATACCACTTCAGAGATGACAACAGGACCAAACTTTAATAACCCCTCATTCTTTTCTAATCGTGTTAATTGTATTAACTGCTCAACAAGTCTATGCATGCGGTCAGATTCATTGATAATAATATTTGCGTATTCTTTCTGTTCTGGATCATGATTTCTAAGCAGTTCACTATAACCCTTTATATAACTTAATGGGGTACGTAGTTCATGAGAAATGTTTTGAATAAATTCCCTCTTTTTTTCTTCTTCCTGCTTCAATGACTCTGCTAATGACCGAAAAGACTCTGAAAGACGAGAAAGTTCATTTTTTGTTGTAACAGATATATTTGTATCAAATTTCCCTTCTTTCAACTTTTGAGTTGCTTGGTCAAGCTCTATAACTGGTTGAATATAATTCTTCTCTATTTTTTTCATGATATAAAAAAGAAAGAGAAAAGCGAGTGCCCCTATGATGATTAACAATGGAAGAATGTCACGAAGAGACTCATTTAACTCTGAAATCGGGGTGTAAATGAGAATGATCCCGCTCAACATCCCCCTTTCCATAATAGGAGTTGCTATACCTAAAAGGTCTGTATTGAGCTGTTTATGCTCACGATATAAAACAACGTTCTTGCCGTTTAATAGTTGTTCTCTTTCGTCGCGTTTAATCACAAGATCAGCTTCTCTCTCAATTAGCGGCAAAGCTGACCCAAGTAACATCGGATCATCGGTGTAAATAACTTTAGAAGCAGATGTCGACTCAATCCATTCAACCGTTTCTTGAAACTGCTTTTCAGTAGAAGAAATTTGTAACTCTTTTAATTGAGCCACTTGAGTTTCTAACCTCTCTGTTTCATGATTAAGGTATAGTTCTTGGTATAAGTATGCGGTTAATCCTATCATTAAAGTAATACTAACAATACTAATCATGATAAAAATAAACCAAGCCTTCGCTTTTATTGAAAAAAATGTTTTCATCATGCTCCAACCTCTAATTTATAGCCCATTCCCCAGACTGTTTTAATATATCCACCTGCACTTTCTAATTTTATTCGGAGCGTTTTAACATGCGTATCTACTGTTCTCGATGTAACATTTTCATAGTCAAATCCCCAAATACTTGTTAATAACTGCTCACGGTCAAAGACTACTCGTGGACGGCTAGCTAATAGTAGTAACAATTCATACTCTTTTTTGGTTAACTTGATTTTCTTGCCTCCAACAAACACTTCTTTTGATACCGGTTCAATAAACAGCTCTCCTAATACAACCTTTTTATTTTCAATTTTTGTGGTTGTTGACTGTATTTTTGTCCGACGAAGAATCGCTTCAATTCTAGCTAAAAGTTCCTCTTTTCCAAAAGGCTTTACTAAATAATCATCTGCCCCTTTTCTAAGTCCTTTCACTTTATCTTCATCACTTGCTTTTGCCGTTAACATTAAAACCGGAACATCTGAGATCTCGCGGATCATTTCACATGTGCGGTATCCATCAATCCCTGGCATCATAATGTCTAAAATCACAAACTCTACGTTACCTTGGCGAAGAGTTTCCATCGCTTCTTTGCCGTTGAAAGCTGTAAAGACACGATACCCTTCAGCTGTTAACATCGTGTTTAATAAATGTTGCATGTGCTGTTCATCATCAACAACAAGTATATTTTGCTTCATTATTTTGAACCCTCCAAAAACACAAGTGCATGAGGCCCAGGTGCAACTGAAATTGTTTTTTCTACATGAAGTTCATGAAGATCGATAAAAGAAACAGAATGACCATCAAGTGCACTTACAAATAAATGCTCATGATGAACGTGTCCAAAATATGGGTTAAAGTCTACATCAATTGTATGATTCACCTTGAATGTTTGTCGGTCAATTTGATGTATTGTGTGTGATCCGTGACTTAACACATATAATTCATCGTTCTTTGTGCCTGACAAAAATTCTACAGGCATTACCCCTGTTTCAAGATGGGTTATTTCATTTCCGTTATCGTCATAATAGAATGTTTGCCGATTTAATTCTCCAATTGGTCCGTGACCTCCTAGAAGAAAACCATCCTCCAATAAAAATATCCCATTCGGACGCTCGATCACATTAAATTGTTTTACCATTTCCATAGATTCCATATTTATAACTTGAACATTATTACTATAAACATTAACAATGTATAGCTCATTTTTATCATAATCAATATCCATTGAAAAAGGATGATCCCCTGTCGTTATCTCCTCTTCCACAACATTGTTTGAGATATCGACTTTTACAACTTGATTTCTATATGAGTTAGCAAGAAAAAGTGCTTCTTTTTTCTCATCAAGGATCATTGATGAAAAACCTTCACCAATGTTAACGACTTTTTGAAGTGTTTTATGATTCAAATCGAGTGAATATAAAGCCTCTTCTTCTTCTGACGTAATGAAAACTGTCTCTCTTTTCTCATCATGAACCATATAAGAAGGTGTAAAAGGAAGCGGAATCTCTTCATGAATGTTGCCATTTGTTACATTAATCATCGTAAGTAATGGTTCTTTTATATGAGCAACAAGTAATAAATCATCGTCCGTTTCATCCCATAATACTATTTCACCTTCTTGACAGCTTACTAATAATAAAGTGAGCAATATACTATTTATCACCTTCGACATTTTAACCATTCCTTTACGTTCTTTCCATCTAACTATAACCTTAAATTGAAAACTTTTTGTGAACTCTAGGGATTACAATAAATTCCAGGTGCCTGGCACCTGGAATTTATTGGTTCGGTGTTATATTCTATGTTTGATTCGACGCAGCCATTTACTCAGCAGCTTTTCGTACGAAGGTAAATGATCGTATATAGTATGAACGAGATCTTCGTTGTATATGTGAACAGCTAATTCACGATCACTGACCATTTGAAGTGCAACGTCCGTTTCTTCGGCATTTAAGAGGTTGTTCACTAAGCCCGCACAGAAAACGTCCTCAGGTAAATCCTTTTGCACTCCTTCTTTTTCTAGTAAATATTGCTGTCCAATTTTCCAACATACATCAAACGTAAATCCGAACCTTTGCACGGTGGCTTCTCGTAGATCGTTACGATGATCACCCGTTTTTAAGAGTTGCTGAAACGTTTTTAGTACCTTTTCTGCTGCTAATAATTCCTCTCTAAGGCTATCCATTAGGGTCGTCCCCCTTAATGAGAATGTTGATCATGAAACTGACTAGAATATCTTTCCAAATTTCTTTCTTTGATCATAACACACACTTCTTCAAATCTTGTTTGACAAAAATGAAAAATTCATGTCCATTTTTCATTACCGTCAATTCAACAGGGGGAATAATAAAACGTCCGTTTTTTATACAAAAAGGTTTATAAACTTGGTAAGTATAGGTTTCACAAACATTTCACGGTCTGTTCATTTTTTGCTCACAAATTCACAGAATATGAGTGAAAACACCTATAAACTTCTTTCCGAGAAGTATTTACTATAGTCGTAGTGTTAAAAACATGTAACGACCATGATTAAAAAAATGATTTTTTAATCGAAACAAAGGGTATCCAATTAAAACGGATTTTCTGTGTCTATATTGACTTGTTTAATGTAATTTCATAGGTTGGCACGTTTGTAAAATAATGACAGGAGTATAGATAACAAGCCTATCGCTCAGAACGTCACCTATCAATTTACGATTTATAAGTTAACAAAGTTGGGGACTTCCCCCGTATTTTTCACATAAAACACATTAAGAAGGGAGAACACCAGCATGTTTTTTGAATACGATCCGGTCTTATACAGCCGTATCTTAACGTCTGTAACACTGGCATTTCACGTTATTTTTGCCACACTTGGTGTTGGTATACCACTTATGATCGCCATCGCAGAATGGATGGGGATTAAACGTAATGATCCACACTATACGTTAATGGCAAGGCGTTGGGCACGCGGCTTTGTTGTCACAGTTGCTGTTGGTGTTGTAACCGGTACTGCAATCGGTCTTCAGCTAAGCCTTCTTTGGCCGAACTTTATGCAAGCAGCCGGACATACGATTGGGTTACCAATGTTTATGGAAGTTTTTGCGTTTTTCTTCGAGGCGATTTTCCTCGGAATCTACCTTTACACTTGGGACCGCTTTAAGAGTAAAATGAAGCATTTCTTATTAATTATCCCTGTTGTCATTGGGGCAACTGCAAGTGCATTCTTTATCACAACCGTCAACTCATTTATGAATGCACCACAAGGTTTTACGTTGGTCGATGGAGTTTTAACAGACGTCAGTCCGCTAGCAGCAATGTTTAACCCAGCAACACCGACGAAAATTTCCCATGTTATTATTACATGCTATTTAACGGCAGCGTTCGTTTTAGGAGCTATTGCAGCGTTTCATATTTTAAGAGGAAATAAGCATGTTTATCATAAAAAAGCCCTCCACTTAACGATGGTTACAGGAGCTATTTTCGCCGTTGCAACAGCGGTCATCGGCGACTTCTCTGGGAAGTATTTACACGAATACCAGCCAGAAAAACTCGCAGCTGCTGAGTGGCACTTTGAAACGGAAACAGAAGCACCGTTAATTTTAGGTGGTTTCCTGACTGAAGATCATGAAATTAAGTACGCACTCGAGATTCCTTATGCGTTAAGTATTTTAGCTGGAGGATCTACCGATACAGAGGTCATTGGTTTAAATGAATTTCCTGAAGAGGAACTACCTCCGCTATTTGTTCACTACTTGTTCGATTTAATGGTGTTTATCGGCATGTATTTAGCAGCAGTAGCCGTTCTTTTTACCTTTTTAAATTGGACGAAAAAATGGAACGGATTTAGCCGACCGCTATTATGGGCAATTGTTGCTGGAGGACCATTATCGATGCTTGCGATTCAATCAGGTTGGTTCTTTGCAGAAATTGGCCGTCAGCCTTGGATTATTAACCAAGTCATGACTGTAGAAGAAGGTGCAACAACGTCTCAACACGTAGATATTATGCTTTATGTCTTTATTGTTTTATATGCTGTCCTTGGTGCAACGACAGTAACAGTATTACGAAGAATGTTTAAATCAAATCCAGTTGAACATGAACTTGAAGAACGCGGCATTCATCACATCGCAAAATAAAGGGAGGGGGTAAACGATGAGTTATGAAGTTATTGGTATTACCGTATTGTGGTTCTTTCTATATGGATACTTGATCGTTGCATCCGTTGACTTCGGAGCTGGATTTTTCAGCTATTACACGAAACGAACGAATAAAAATCATATCATTCATAACATCATTCAGCGGTATTTGTCACCCGTTTGGGAAGTTACCAACGTGTTTCTCGTCTTTTTCTTCATCGGGATCGTTGGATTCTTCCCTAGTACCGCCTATTATTACGGAACAGCACTTCTGATACCTGGTAGTATCGCGATCATCTTACTTGCTGTTCGAGGCTCGTATTACGCATTTGCAACATACGGTGCAAAAGAGAGCCGCATGTATAACTTTTTATACGGGGCAACAGGACTCTTAATTCCTGCCTCATTAACGACGGTGCTTACCATTTCTGAAGGTGGATATATTACTGTTGAAAACGGAAATGTTCGATTGCTTTACGGAGAACTATTTGGCAGTCTCTATTCGTGGAGTGTCGTTATTTTAGCGATTGTTAGCGTACTGTTTATCTCTGCTAGTTTTTTAACGTATTATGCATCGCGTGCGAATGACAAAGGGGCCCTCGACCTATTACGGAAATATGCTTTAACCTGGTCGCTCCCTGCGATCTCGATGGGAGTCATTGTCTTCTTTCTACTAAGTAAACGAAATTATGAACATTATCAAAACATGTTAGATATATGGTGGGTATTCGGTATCTCACTAATTGCCTTTGCAGCTGCAACGTATTTAATCTTTAAGCGGCGTAATTTCGGGACAGCTTTTATCATGGTAATGGTTCAATATTTCACTGCTTTTTTCGGATACGGAGCATCACACCTCCCTTACATTCTTTATCCGTATTTAACAATCTATGACGGATTTACAAATGAAACGATGGCGGTCTGGTTAATTGCTGCCTTTATCGGAGGATTACTAATGTTAATCCCATCGTTATATTTACTCATGAAACTATTTTTGTTTGATGCTGATTATATTGAAGGGAAAAAATAACGTTTGATATTAACTTCACTTTGGAATTTCATTCAATGAAGGAGGCAAAAACATGGATTCACACACATTCTTTATTACGTTAGCCCCCGTCTTGGTACTGTTCGCCTCAATCATTTTTGTCTTTGTTTGGGGGGCAAAAGCAAAGCCACCTGCTTTTGTCACAGAGGAACGACAGGACGATCATCGCCGTAAAAATAAAGACGGAGCAAGTTAATGAAGTTATGGAAGTTAAAGCCCCCGCGAGTTGGTCGCGGGGGTTTTTGGTGGGTTGTATATTTATAAATTTTATGATCCTCATTATTCACTTATACTCCTTTTTATTCATGAATTGAACCCTACGAAATTGAAGCAGCTTCAGGTGAAGCAGGTTCAATTTTGTACACTTCAATTCACGATAACAACAGAAAAAATCGAAGGAAAACAAAGGTCAGACAACTCAACCACCGTAACCACCCCCAATACCTACTTCCCGCCCTCCTATACCTCACTAAAACCATTGAATACACGTGAATATCAACTCAAAATTTCGAATTAAACCGAACACGTCTAAACGCCCCCAAAAACGAAAAAACACCCGGATTTATTCAATCCGGGTGCTCAGCACATACTTCTATTTTATAAAAACACATCTTGTTCGATTTGTTTCATTTCGTAAAAATACCCTTTCTTCTCCATTAACTCATTGAACGTTCCCGACTCGACAACCTTTCCATGCTCCATCACAATAATTTGGTCAAAACTTTCAAGCCCTGTCAATCGGTGACTAATCAGAAGAATCGTATCATCTTGTCCTTGCTCAAGCAGGTGGTCAAAAATCTTCTTTTCGGTTATTGCATCAACAGACGAAGTTGGCTCATCGAGAAGCCACAAATGAGCGCCTTTTAACAACGCTCGTGCGATCGCAAGCCTTTGTTTTTCCCCACCAGAAAGGTTTTGGCCTTTCTCTAGGACTTCACCTGATAATGAGAATTGCGTAAGGTCTACTTTTTCCAGGACTTCTATCATCTCATCATCAGAAACCCCGTCTTTCGCTAACATCAAATTGTCGCGAATCGTCCCGTAGAAAAAATGATTTTCTTGCAAAACAACGTTTGTTGCTTGCCAAATGCTTTCTTCATCAAGACTTGAAACCTTTTTTTCTCCAAGCATTACGTCTCCTTTAAAGTCTTTGTAAACTTTCAATAAAAGTTGAAGAATTGTAGACTTTCCAGAACCACTCGGACCGACGACTGCAACTTTCGACCCAGACGTTATATTAACCGAAATATCACGCAATACATGTTTATGTTCACCTGGAAATTGAAACGATAGTTTTTCAATTTTTATTGAAGGGGCTCTTTGATTGTCAAGCTGTTCCCCACCTTCATCTTTTTCAACCTCTTGTTCATCAACAACTGAAAAAAGACGCTTTGATGCTAATCGGCTATCTTCAAAGTGGTATGGGAAAACGGCCATCGGTGTTGAGTTTTCAAAAACGGTTAACGAGATCATAACAAGCATCGCTAGAAACACACCATCAAGCTCGCCTCCAGTGACTAAGTAAGCCCCCATTGCGAGGACAAACCATGAGATAAGAAGAGCAATCAATTGGTTGACCGTTTGACTAAATATTGCTTGAACGCCTTCCTTGTTTTGCTCACCAACGTATGAACGCGAAGCCTTTAATAAGTTCTCTTCTTGTTCGTCAAGCTTTTGGTATAGCTTTAAATCCCGGAATCCGTATAGAAATTCCGTTGCTTCTGTCGATAAATGTCCCCTCTTTTCCCGAACCTTGTTTTCAATCCCTCGCTGTTTTAGTGCGAAAGCATAAGGAACGAGAAAGCCTGTTAAAATGAGACCGATGATTAGTGTTATCGCAACTGCTACGGAAAAGTACAACGTAAACGCAATCGTTGCTAAAAAGATAATGACCATTACGATCGGCGGATAATACACACGTAAGAAAAAGTTTTGCAAGCTTTCTACATCACCGACAATGCGCGCCAATAAGTCTCCACTACGATACTTATGAAAGATTCGTGGCGCGAGTGGCTCTAGTCTTTCAAAAAAGTAAACACGTAAATTACTTAAGATCGTAAATGTCGCTCTGTGAGAATAATACCGTTCAGCATAGCGACTAAATGCTCTCGTAAAACTGAATAGCTTTAATAATGCAATACTGATCGTCAAAATATATAATGGCGGTGTGATCGCTGC
The Bacillus shivajii DNA segment above includes these coding regions:
- a CDS encoding YncE family protein yields the protein MSKVINSILLTLLLVSCQEGEIVLWDETDDDLLLVAHIKEPLLTMINVTNGNIHEEIPLPFTPSYMVHDEKRETVFITSEEEEALYSLDLNHKTLQKVVNIGEGFSSMILDEKKEALFLANSYRNQVVKVDISNNVVEEEITTGDHPFSMDIDYDKNELYIVNVYSNNVQVINMESMEMVKQFNVIERPNGIFLLEDGFLLGGHGPIGELNRQTFYYDDNGNEITHLETGVMPVEFLSGTKNDELYVLSHGSHTIHQIDRQTFKVNHTIDVDFNPYFGHVHHEHLFVSALDGHSVSFIDLHELHVEKTISVAPGPHALVFLEGSK
- a CDS encoding cytochrome ubiquinol oxidase subunit I; translation: MFFEYDPVLYSRILTSVTLAFHVIFATLGVGIPLMIAIAEWMGIKRNDPHYTLMARRWARGFVVTVAVGVVTGTAIGLQLSLLWPNFMQAAGHTIGLPMFMEVFAFFFEAIFLGIYLYTWDRFKSKMKHFLLIIPVVIGATASAFFITTVNSFMNAPQGFTLVDGVLTDVSPLAAMFNPATPTKISHVIITCYLTAAFVLGAIAAFHILRGNKHVYHKKALHLTMVTGAIFAVATAVIGDFSGKYLHEYQPEKLAAAEWHFETETEAPLILGGFLTEDHEIKYALEIPYALSILAGGSTDTEVIGLNEFPEEELPPLFVHYLFDLMVFIGMYLAAVAVLFTFLNWTKKWNGFSRPLLWAIVAGGPLSMLAIQSGWFFAEIGRQPWIINQVMTVEEGATTSQHVDIMLYVFIVLYAVLGATTVTVLRRMFKSNPVEHELEERGIHHIAK
- a CDS encoding response regulator transcription factor, translated to MMKQNILVVDDEQHMQHLLNTMLTAEGYRVFTAFNGKEAMETLRQGNVEFVILDIMMPGIDGYRTCEMIREISDVPVLMLTAKASDEDKVKGLRKGADDYLVKPFGKEELLARIEAILRRTKIQSTTTKIENKKVVLGELFIEPVSKEVFVGGKKIKLTKKEYELLLLLASRPRVVFDREQLLTSIWGFDYENVTSRTVDTHVKTLRIKLESAGGYIKTVWGMGYKLEVGA
- the cydS gene encoding cytochrome bd oxidase small subunit CydS; translated protein: MDSHTFFITLAPVLVLFASIIFVFVWGAKAKPPAFVTEERQDDHRRKNKDGAS
- a CDS encoding DsbA family oxidoreductase, which codes for MDGKDVEIEWMPFELRPYPQETLSPNSEYVQKGWHSSVKPLAEKLGVTMNLPMIDPMPHTHYAHEGLMFAKKEGKAHEYAVQVFRAYYEDGQDIGNINVLTDLAEKIGLDRFEFEQSLQKRTFSDEREKLVKETMKTGEVLAVPTVYIDGEKLTGLQTKEKYETLINRAKRN
- a CDS encoding class I SAM-dependent methyltransferase, with amino-acid sequence MLRKKDETMKLFDEWALSYDGDLKRANGPLFGYESSLHSAKQMTSSFANEIILDIGIGTGAFASMIAHAKANVYGIDISQKMLEECKQKHPEYELKQGTFLDNDFSDCFFDHVISSFAFHEVFPQQREEAIRNIYRMMKTDGQLLILDIMFASEAAREDAKVEIGKYWDNSEDYPIVNELDTMLRKVGFKNIIWQQTAPCHWAFRAIKKTR
- a CDS encoding cytochrome d ubiquinol oxidase subunit II, giving the protein MSYEVIGITVLWFFLYGYLIVASVDFGAGFFSYYTKRTNKNHIIHNIIQRYLSPVWEVTNVFLVFFFIGIVGFFPSTAYYYGTALLIPGSIAIILLAVRGSYYAFATYGAKESRMYNFLYGATGLLIPASLTTVLTISEGGYITVENGNVRLLYGELFGSLYSWSVVILAIVSVLFISASFLTYYASRANDKGALDLLRKYALTWSLPAISMGVIVFFLLSKRNYEHYQNMLDIWWVFGISLIAFAAATYLIFKRRNFGTAFIMVMVQYFTAFFGYGASHLPYILYPYLTIYDGFTNETMAVWLIAAFIGGLLMLIPSLYLLMKLFLFDADYIEGKK
- a CDS encoding sensor histidine kinase codes for the protein MMKTFFSIKAKAWFIFIMISIVSITLMIGLTAYLYQELYLNHETERLETQVAQLKELQISSTEKQFQETVEWIESTSASKVIYTDDPMLLGSALPLIEREADLVIKRDEREQLLNGKNVVLYREHKQLNTDLLGIATPIMERGMLSGIILIYTPISELNESLRDILPLLIIIGALAFLFLFYIMKKIEKNYIQPVIELDQATQKLKEGKFDTNISVTTKNELSRLSESFRSLAESLKQEEEKKREFIQNISHELRTPLSYIKGYSELLRNHDPEQKEYANIIINESDRMHRLVEQLIQLTRLEKNEGLLKFGPVVISEVVYEALNNTKVKRVHKQQKLTVEMDESMIVSGDEDRLLQIFVNLIDNAIVYSKINGEIMVRGWEEKGSVFICIEDYGVGMSEKDLEQITERFYRADKARTREEGGFGIGLSIVKQLVDLHHGTIHFESVLNKGTKVTVKLPKYEEHEKIFNISQIVHDRPL
- the cydC gene encoding thiol reductant ABC exporter subunit CydC produces the protein MKDLKIVMKLVVAEKKDVLLSILFGFLAGMAAVSLFANSGYLISRAAITPPLYILTISIALLKLFSFTRAFSRYAERYYSHRATFTILSNLRVYFFERLEPLAPRIFHKYRSGDLLARIVGDVESLQNFFLRVYYPPIVMVIIFLATIAFTLYFSVAVAITLIIGLILTGFLVPYAFALKQRGIENKVREKRGHLSTEATEFLYGFRDLKLYQKLDEQEENLLKASRSYVGEQNKEGVQAIFSQTVNQLIALLISWFVLAMGAYLVTGGELDGVFLAMLVMISLTVFENSTPMAVFPYHFEDSRLASKRLFSVVDEQEVEKDEGGEQLDNQRAPSIKIEKLSFQFPGEHKHVLRDISVNITSGSKVAVVGPSGSGKSTILQLLLKVYKDFKGDVMLGEKKVSSLDEESIWQATNVVLQENHFFYGTIRDNLMLAKDGVSDDEMIEVLEKVDLTQFSLSGEVLEKGQNLSGGEKQRLAIARALLKGAHLWLLDEPTSSVDAITEKKIFDHLLEQGQDDTILLISHRLTGLESFDQIIVMEHGKVVESGTFNELMEKKGYFYEMKQIEQDVFL
- a CDS encoding FixH family protein, which translates into the protein MKKIYVLLLALCVIFLTACGGEEDDQSGNVVINTDPLEVEVLMSEQKNPDEEILLSALVTQGEEPVNDADEVIFEVWQEGQKEESDMVDYTEVDEGVYVAPYTFKEEAVYFVQPHVTARGMHVMPVHEVAVGDVDLTGKYDEGGHDHDHDHDTHDHEEHGHHHHSDIIDVNANFEHITRENNQFELEVLKEGEPLTEARVQLEIWQHGDETRTWHELMEEAEGVYTATHHFEESGEFHVVIHIENDDLHEHLDDSFTIDE
- a CDS encoding nucleotidyltransferase substrate binding protein, producing the protein MDSLREELLAAEKVLKTFQQLLKTGDHRNDLREATVQRFGFTFDVCWKIGQQYLLEKEGVQKDLPEDVFCAGLVNNLLNAEETDVALQMVSDRELAVHIYNEDLVHTIYDHLPSYEKLLSKWLRRIKHRI